The Nitrospira lenta genome contains a region encoding:
- the secY gene encoding preprotein translocase subunit SecY, whose protein sequence is MLERLFTSFQNIFKIPELRTRVLFTLGMLVVYRVGAHIPTPGINGDALSDFLAKQGGALLGFLDIFSGGSLSRLTIFALGIMPYISASIILQLLTVVVPHLSKLAKEGERGRKKIIQYTRFGTIVIALIQGFGIAIGLEQMNQGAFVLNGGWAFRLMTVITLTAGTGFLMWLGEQITERGIGNGISLIIFSGIVARLPAAVAQTFDLYKVGQLNIILLVGLAVLMVTVVAAIVFLESGRRKIPVQYAKRVVGRRVFGGQSTHIPLKINTAGVIPPIFASSIIAFPATIAGFFETPWVKAIGAQLAPGSLLYTLMYVGLILFFCFFYTAVVLNPVDMADNMKKYGGFVPGIRPGQRTSDYIYNVLTKITFAGAIYLAIVCVIPEFLIYKMNVPFYFGGTSLLIVIGVGLDTAQQIESHMLMRNYEGFLGKGMAPLRGRNG, encoded by the coding sequence GTGCTTGAGCGACTTTTTACCAGCTTCCAGAATATTTTTAAGATTCCTGAGCTAAGGACCCGAGTCCTGTTTACGCTGGGGATGCTCGTTGTCTATCGAGTGGGAGCTCACATTCCTACACCTGGCATCAATGGCGATGCGCTCTCCGACTTTTTGGCAAAGCAGGGTGGCGCGCTCCTCGGATTCTTGGACATCTTCTCGGGCGGATCACTCTCCAGACTGACGATTTTCGCATTGGGCATTATGCCCTATATCAGTGCGTCTATTATTCTACAGTTGCTGACCGTGGTTGTGCCGCACCTCTCGAAGCTTGCGAAAGAGGGGGAGCGTGGTCGCAAGAAAATTATTCAGTACACCCGCTTTGGGACGATCGTTATCGCATTGATTCAGGGGTTTGGTATTGCGATTGGACTTGAGCAAATGAACCAAGGCGCCTTCGTGTTGAACGGAGGATGGGCCTTCCGTCTGATGACGGTCATTACGCTCACGGCCGGTACTGGCTTTCTCATGTGGCTCGGCGAGCAGATTACCGAACGCGGAATCGGTAACGGAATTTCGCTCATCATTTTCTCAGGCATTGTTGCCCGTCTGCCAGCAGCAGTAGCCCAGACCTTTGATCTCTACAAGGTCGGACAGCTTAATATAATCTTGCTGGTCGGTCTTGCTGTGTTGATGGTCACCGTGGTGGCTGCGATTGTCTTTCTTGAAAGCGGGCGTCGGAAGATACCTGTTCAGTATGCAAAGCGTGTCGTAGGGCGTCGCGTTTTTGGTGGGCAGAGTACACATATTCCGCTGAAGATTAATACGGCTGGTGTCATTCCACCGATCTTTGCCTCATCGATTATAGCATTCCCGGCAACGATTGCGGGCTTCTTCGAGACTCCTTGGGTAAAGGCGATTGGAGCGCAGCTTGCGCCAGGATCTTTACTCTATACGCTCATGTATGTCGGGCTCATCCTGTTCTTCTGTTTCTTTTACACGGCCGTGGTTTTGAATCCTGTTGATATGGCTGACAACATGAAAAAGTACGGAGGATTTGTTCCTGGCATTCGGCCTGGACAGAGGACTTCCGACTATATCTATAATGTGCTGACAAAGATTACATTCGCTGGGGCTATCTATCTTGCCATTGTGTGCGTTATTCCTGAATTCTTGATCTATAAGATGAACGTGCCGTTTTATTTCGGTGGGACGTCCCTCTTGATCGTCATCGGAGTAGGGTT